A single region of the Pan troglodytes isolate AG18354 chromosome 18, NHGRI_mPanTro3-v2.0_pri, whole genome shotgun sequence genome encodes:
- the FBRS gene encoding probable fibrosin-1 isoform X4, with protein sequence METAAAAAPGPGWAAEGERRRRRCSRRDRDREQRRRRGPGGDAPRALLAAPRGSSSSSSPPPPARPWSSASSGERPGGPRRRRPRPRPRPPRPRARKRPAGSGSRGEEEEEEEEGGADDGEAEEEPEEEEEEEEDLIDGFAIASFATLEALQKDASLQPPERLEHRLKHSGKRKRGGSSGATGEPGDSSDREPGRPPGDRARKWPNKRRRKEVSDDDLDPSFTVSTSKASGPHGAFNGNCEAKLSVVPKVSGLERSQEQPPGPDPLLVPFPPKEPPPPPVPRPPVSPPAPLPATPSLPPPPQPQLQLRVSPFGLRTSPYGSSLDLSTGSSSRPPPKAPAPPVAQPPPSSSSSSSSSSSASSSSAQLTHRPPTPSLPLPLSTHSFPPPGLRPPPPPHHPSLFSPGPTLPPPPPLLQVPGHPGASAANALSEQDLIGQDLNSRYLNAQGGPEVVGAGGSARPLAFQFHQHNHQHQHTHQHTHQHFTPYPPGLLPPHGPHMFEKYPGKMEGLFRHNPYTAFPPAVPGLPPGLPPAVSFGSLQGAFQPKSTNPELPPRLGPVPSGLSQKGTQIPDHFRPPLRKPGKWCAMHVRVAYMILRHQEKMKGDSHKLDFRNDLLPCLPGPYGALPPGQELSHPASLFTATGAVHAAANPFTAAPGAHGPFLSPSTHIDPFGRPTSFASLAALSNGAFGGLGSPTFNSGAVFAQKESPGAPPAFASPPDPWGRLHRSPLTFPAWVRPPEAARTPGSDKERPVERREPSITKEEKDRDLPFSRPQLRVSPATPKARAGEEGPRPTKESVRVKEERKEEAAAAAAAAAAAAAAAAAAATGPQGLHLLFERPRPPPFLGPSPPDRCAGFLEPTWLAAPPRLARPPRFYEAGEELTGPGAVAAARLYGLEPAHPLLYSRLAPPPPPAAAPGTPHLLSKTPPGALLGAPPPLVPAPRPSSPPRGPGPARADR encoded by the exons ATGGAGACGGCAGCGGCCGCGGCCCCGGGTCCGGGCTGGGCAGCAGAGGGGGAGCGCCGACGGCGGCGCTGCTCGCGCCGAGACCGAGACCGGGAGCAGCGGCGCCGCCGAGGTCCAGGCGGCGACGCGCCCCGGGCCCTGTTGGCCGCCCCGCGCGGCTCCTCGTCCTCGtcgtcgccgccgccgcccgccagGCCTTGGTCGTCAGCTTCGTCTGGAGAGCGGCCTGGGGGCCCGAGACGCCGGCGGCCCCGTCCGAGACCTCGACCCCCGCGACCCCGAGCTCGGAAGCGGCCTGCCGGCTCGGGCAGccgcggggaggaggaggaggaggaggaggaggggggcgCAGACGACGGCGAAGCCGAGGAGGagcctgaggaggaggaagaggaggaggaggacttgATCGATGGCTTCGCCATCGCCAGCTTCGCCACCCTCGAGGCCTTgcag AAGGATGCATCTCTTCAGCCCCCAGAGCGACTGGAACATCGGCTGAAGCATTCTGGGAAGCGGAAGAGGGGGGGCTCCAGTGGGGCCACCGGGGAGCCAGGGGACAGCTCTGATCGAGAGCCTGGCCGGCCCCCTGGGGATCGGGCCCGAAAATGGCCCAATAAGCGGAGAAGAAAAGAG GTCTCCGATGATGACCTCGACCCATCCTTTACTGTCTCAACCAGCAAAG CCTCGGGCCCCCACGGCGCCTTCAATGGGAACTGTGAAGCAAAACTCTCCGTGGTCCCTAAAGTGTCGGGCCTGGAGCGGAGCCAAGAACAGCCCCCGGGGCCCGACCCGCTGCTAGTGCCTTTCCCCCCAAAGGAACCACCGCCTCCACCGGTCCCTCGGCCTCCTGTCTCACCCCCTGCACCCCTGCCGGCCACTCCCAgtctgccacccccaccccagccccagctgcaGCTTCGGGTCTCACCCTTCGGCCTGCGCACTTCTCCATATGGCAGCAGCCTGGACCTCAGCACTGGCAG CTCTTCACGGCCGCCCCCCAAGGCCCCGGCCCCTCCCGTGGCTCAGCCTCCCCCCTCATCATCCTcttcgtcctcctcctcctcatctgcCTCCTCCTCGTCCGCGCAGCTCACCCACCGGCCCCCGACGCCCTCACTGCCCCTGCCTTTGTCCACCCACAGCTTTCCCCCTCCCGGGCTGCggccccccccaccaccccaccacccctCCTTGTTCTCCCCtggccccaccctgcccccacccccacccctgctgcaGGTGCCAGGGCACCCTGGGGCCTCAGCCGCTAACGCCCTTTCTG AGCAGGACCTGATCGGCCAGGACCTGAACTCTCGCTACCTGAATGCCCAGGGTGGCCCTgaggtggtgggggcagggggctcGGCCCGGCCCCTGGCCTTCCAGTTCCACCAGCACAACCACCAGCACCAGCACACCCACCAGCACACCCACCAGCACTTCACCCCTTATCCCCCGGGCCTGCTGCCACCCCACGGCCCCCACATG TTTGAGAAATATCCAGGAAAGATGGAAGGCCTTTTCCGACataat CCGTACACGGCCTTCCCTCCCGCAGTGCCCGGGCTGCCTCCGGGCCTCCCGCCGGCCGTCTCCTTTGGCTCCCTGCAGGGGGCCTTCCAGCCCAAG AGCACGAACCCTGAGCTGCCACCACGACTGGGGCCGGTGCCGAGCGGGCTCTCCCAGAAGGGGACACAG ATCCCCGACCATTTCCGGCCACCTTTGAGG AAACCAGGGAAGTGGTGTGCCATGCACGTGCGTGTGGCTTACATGATCCTGAGACACCAGGAGAAAATGAAG GGTGACTCCCACAAGCTTGACTTTCGGAACGACCTCCTGCCCTGCCTTCCGGGGCCCTATGGGGCCCTGCCCCCTGGGCAGGAGCTCTCCCACCCGGCCTCCCTCTTCACTGCGACTG GTGCCGTCCACGCTGCAGCCAACCCTTTCACGGCAGCTCCCGGGGCCCACGGACCCTTCCTGAGCCCCAGCACCCACATTG ATCCCTTTGGGCGTCCCACAAGCTTCGCCTCTTTGGCTGCCCTCTCCAACGGGGCCTTTGGAGGCCTGGGCAGCCCCACATTCA ACTCCGGCGCCGTCTTTGCCCAGAAAGAAAGCCCAGGGGCCCCACCAGCCTTCGCCTCCCCACCGGACCCATGGGGCCGCCTGCACCGCAGTCCTCTGACCTTTCCTGCCTGGGTCCGGCCCCCTGAGGCCGCCCGGACTCCAGGCTCAGACAAGGAGCGGCCTGTGGAGCGGAGGGAGCCCTCCATCACCAAGGAGGAGAAGGACAG GGACCTCCCCTTCTCACGGCCCCAGCTCCGAGTTTCTCCTGCTACTCCCAAGGCCCGGGCTGGTGAGGAGGGGCCTCGGCCAACCAAGGAATCTGTGCGGGTAAAGGAAGAGCGGAAGGAGGaggctgccgccgccgccgctgctgctgctgccgccgccgctgccgccgccgcagCAGCCACTGGGCCCCAGGGCCTTCACCTGCTCTTTGAGAGGCCCCGGCCGCCCCCGTTTCTGGGCCCTAGCCCACCAGATCGCTGTGCTGGCTTCCTGGAGCCAACCTGGTTGGCAGCACCCCCACGCCTGGCAAGGCCACCCCGCTTCTATGAGGCGGGTGAGGAGCTAACTGGACCCGGGGCCGTGGCCGCTGCCCGCCTCTACGGTCTGGAACCTGCTCACCCCTTGCTCTACAGCCGCTTGGCTCCTCCACCACCACCTGCTGCGGCCCCGGGAACCCCTCACCTTCTCAGCAAGACCCCACCGGGAGCCCTTTTGGGGGCACCACCTCCGCTTGTGCCCGCCCCCCGGCCCAGTTCCCCACCTAGGGGCCCTGGCCCAGCTCGGGCTGACAGGTGA
- the FBRS gene encoding probable fibrosin-1 isoform X5 yields METAAAAAPGPGWAAEGERRRRRCSRRDRDREQRRRRGPGGDAPRALLAAPRGSSSSSSPPPPARPWSSASSGERPGGPRRRRPRPRPRPPRPRARKRPAGSGSRGEEEEEEEEGGADDGEAEEEPEEEEEEEEDLIDGFAIASFATLEALQKDASLQPPERLEHRLKHSGKRKRGGSSGATGEPGDSSDREPGRPPGDRARKWPNKRRRKEVSDDDLDPSFTVSTSKASGPHGAFNGNCEAKLSVVPKVSGLERSQEQPPGPDPLLVPFPPKEPPPPPVPRPPVSPPAPLPATPSLPPPPQPQLQLRVSPFGLRTSPYGSSLDLSTGSSSRPPPKAPAPPVAQPPPSSSSSSSSSSSASSSSAQLTHRPPTPSLPLPLSTHSFPPPGLRPPPPPHHPSLFSPGPTLPPPPPLLQVPGHPGASAANALSEQDLIGQDLNSRYLNAQGGPEVVGAGGSARPLAFQFHQHNHQHQHTHQHTHQHFTPYPPGLLPPHGPHMFEKYPGKMEGLFRHNPYTAFPPAVPGLPPGLPPAVSFGSLQGAFQPKSTNPELPPRLGPVPSGLSQKGTQKPGKWCAMHVRVAYMILRHQEKMKGDSHKLDFRNDLLPCLPGPYGALPPGQELSHPASLFTATGAVHAAANPFTAAPGAHGPFLSPSTHIDPFGRPTSFASLAALSNGAFGGLGSPTFNSGAVFAQKESPGAPPAFASPPDPWGRLHRSPLTFPAWVRPPEAARTPGSDKERPVERREPSITKEEKDRDLPFSRPQLRVSPATPKARAGEEGPRPTKESVRVKEERKEEAAAAAAAAAAAAAAAAAAATGPQGLHLLFERPRPPPFLGPSPPDRCAGFLEPTWLAAPPRLARPPRFYEAGEELTGPGAVAAARLYGLEPAHPLLYSRLAPPPPPAAAPGTPHLLSKTPPGALLGAPPPLVPAPRPSSPPRGPGPARADR; encoded by the exons ATGGAGACGGCAGCGGCCGCGGCCCCGGGTCCGGGCTGGGCAGCAGAGGGGGAGCGCCGACGGCGGCGCTGCTCGCGCCGAGACCGAGACCGGGAGCAGCGGCGCCGCCGAGGTCCAGGCGGCGACGCGCCCCGGGCCCTGTTGGCCGCCCCGCGCGGCTCCTCGTCCTCGtcgtcgccgccgccgcccgccagGCCTTGGTCGTCAGCTTCGTCTGGAGAGCGGCCTGGGGGCCCGAGACGCCGGCGGCCCCGTCCGAGACCTCGACCCCCGCGACCCCGAGCTCGGAAGCGGCCTGCCGGCTCGGGCAGccgcggggaggaggaggaggaggaggaggaggggggcgCAGACGACGGCGAAGCCGAGGAGGagcctgaggaggaggaagaggaggaggaggacttgATCGATGGCTTCGCCATCGCCAGCTTCGCCACCCTCGAGGCCTTgcag AAGGATGCATCTCTTCAGCCCCCAGAGCGACTGGAACATCGGCTGAAGCATTCTGGGAAGCGGAAGAGGGGGGGCTCCAGTGGGGCCACCGGGGAGCCAGGGGACAGCTCTGATCGAGAGCCTGGCCGGCCCCCTGGGGATCGGGCCCGAAAATGGCCCAATAAGCGGAGAAGAAAAGAG GTCTCCGATGATGACCTCGACCCATCCTTTACTGTCTCAACCAGCAAAG CCTCGGGCCCCCACGGCGCCTTCAATGGGAACTGTGAAGCAAAACTCTCCGTGGTCCCTAAAGTGTCGGGCCTGGAGCGGAGCCAAGAACAGCCCCCGGGGCCCGACCCGCTGCTAGTGCCTTTCCCCCCAAAGGAACCACCGCCTCCACCGGTCCCTCGGCCTCCTGTCTCACCCCCTGCACCCCTGCCGGCCACTCCCAgtctgccacccccaccccagccccagctgcaGCTTCGGGTCTCACCCTTCGGCCTGCGCACTTCTCCATATGGCAGCAGCCTGGACCTCAGCACTGGCAG CTCTTCACGGCCGCCCCCCAAGGCCCCGGCCCCTCCCGTGGCTCAGCCTCCCCCCTCATCATCCTcttcgtcctcctcctcctcatctgcCTCCTCCTCGTCCGCGCAGCTCACCCACCGGCCCCCGACGCCCTCACTGCCCCTGCCTTTGTCCACCCACAGCTTTCCCCCTCCCGGGCTGCggccccccccaccaccccaccacccctCCTTGTTCTCCCCtggccccaccctgcccccacccccacccctgctgcaGGTGCCAGGGCACCCTGGGGCCTCAGCCGCTAACGCCCTTTCTG AGCAGGACCTGATCGGCCAGGACCTGAACTCTCGCTACCTGAATGCCCAGGGTGGCCCTgaggtggtgggggcagggggctcGGCCCGGCCCCTGGCCTTCCAGTTCCACCAGCACAACCACCAGCACCAGCACACCCACCAGCACACCCACCAGCACTTCACCCCTTATCCCCCGGGCCTGCTGCCACCCCACGGCCCCCACATG TTTGAGAAATATCCAGGAAAGATGGAAGGCCTTTTCCGACataat CCGTACACGGCCTTCCCTCCCGCAGTGCCCGGGCTGCCTCCGGGCCTCCCGCCGGCCGTCTCCTTTGGCTCCCTGCAGGGGGCCTTCCAGCCCAAG AGCACGAACCCTGAGCTGCCACCACGACTGGGGCCGGTGCCGAGCGGGCTCTCCCAGAAGGGGACACAG AAACCAGGGAAGTGGTGTGCCATGCACGTGCGTGTGGCTTACATGATCCTGAGACACCAGGAGAAAATGAAG GGTGACTCCCACAAGCTTGACTTTCGGAACGACCTCCTGCCCTGCCTTCCGGGGCCCTATGGGGCCCTGCCCCCTGGGCAGGAGCTCTCCCACCCGGCCTCCCTCTTCACTGCGACTG GTGCCGTCCACGCTGCAGCCAACCCTTTCACGGCAGCTCCCGGGGCCCACGGACCCTTCCTGAGCCCCAGCACCCACATTG ATCCCTTTGGGCGTCCCACAAGCTTCGCCTCTTTGGCTGCCCTCTCCAACGGGGCCTTTGGAGGCCTGGGCAGCCCCACATTCA ACTCCGGCGCCGTCTTTGCCCAGAAAGAAAGCCCAGGGGCCCCACCAGCCTTCGCCTCCCCACCGGACCCATGGGGCCGCCTGCACCGCAGTCCTCTGACCTTTCCTGCCTGGGTCCGGCCCCCTGAGGCCGCCCGGACTCCAGGCTCAGACAAGGAGCGGCCTGTGGAGCGGAGGGAGCCCTCCATCACCAAGGAGGAGAAGGACAG GGACCTCCCCTTCTCACGGCCCCAGCTCCGAGTTTCTCCTGCTACTCCCAAGGCCCGGGCTGGTGAGGAGGGGCCTCGGCCAACCAAGGAATCTGTGCGGGTAAAGGAAGAGCGGAAGGAGGaggctgccgccgccgccgctgctgctgctgccgccgccgctgccgccgccgcagCAGCCACTGGGCCCCAGGGCCTTCACCTGCTCTTTGAGAGGCCCCGGCCGCCCCCGTTTCTGGGCCCTAGCCCACCAGATCGCTGTGCTGGCTTCCTGGAGCCAACCTGGTTGGCAGCACCCCCACGCCTGGCAAGGCCACCCCGCTTCTATGAGGCGGGTGAGGAGCTAACTGGACCCGGGGCCGTGGCCGCTGCCCGCCTCTACGGTCTGGAACCTGCTCACCCCTTGCTCTACAGCCGCTTGGCTCCTCCACCACCACCTGCTGCGGCCCCGGGAACCCCTCACCTTCTCAGCAAGACCCCACCGGGAGCCCTTTTGGGGGCACCACCTCCGCTTGTGCCCGCCCCCCGGCCCAGTTCCCCACCTAGGGGCCCTGGCCCAGCTCGGGCTGACAGGTGA